A single window of Pieris napi chromosome 8, ilPieNapi1.2, whole genome shotgun sequence DNA harbors:
- the LOC125051914 gene encoding transient receptor potential channel pyrexia-like, which produces MDNFGYREMGWPSPLQTPSQTPRSRLTNSFSSRNRDPEEFPLRSSFRHVRSIDTLEAANEPGKAKEYLFVGPSPPAEDAPNMYHSFDMQAPDPEARLTEDAVRRALCEKALSLGAGRFFDDLECGLITADNIEEHISSAPEIVVNLTLLWAAFLTREELLPTIIEAGADVHYSDPIGLTALHIAAFSGAGRAVAYLLSIGTDIDYAPKYFAPLHCAAFGNSLEVAEYLIANGASLHAVVQRAGCEDNLVHCAVRNDALECMELFIEKGVDPGYITSGGLNALHLAAELGSQRCLAFLLKATKLSVNGVTKQRDKECTALHLSASRGYTECVELLLSEGAKANAKNYRGFTASHLAARCSSMECVEVLLRDGNADPNAEDYDKRTPLHAAISKSERSCDIIELLVSWGAQVNIKDEYGYSPIHLAAIEGLTSCVETLIILGADVTSKSKKGHTALSVIVRKTPKSVAILRHNLDSGITLSTSTEANEEVQIEFDFGKLLKYSYPREITYLNSLIDEGQKDILQHPLCLAFLFMKWKKIRKFYLARLIFSFLFVVFLSIYVLTAVVKTCHGKYAKKYDVPNELCQRQSLLGDILEDNPIELERWVLLAITIFEIVRKLTGITGYSSIYQYFTTFENLLEWFVLLSVFLLYDIEHDYGWQNHVEGYAVLGAWTNLMLMMGQLPMFGDYVAMYQKVLTEFLKLLLAYICLLLGFAICFLVVFPNEEMFSNPLMGFISTLSMMVGELNLNILINDPFLEDPPLIFELSSQFIFILFLMFVTIILMNLLVGIAVHDIQGLRKTAGLSKLVRQTKLILFVEMGMFSSLLPACLHKYIYRTALVSPEAGKVILSVKPLNPREKRLPTDIMMAAYELAQLNKLKSGRSVKEVLYKNKYHSKYKQDGQTDHQFNIEIRGMQEKIDQTTFNLKKIDQEMRHLNTLLMEQQHLLQNLFKMTDRSYLQSTQYNPDSPVFFQSSNVSDVTSTK; this is translated from the coding sequence ATGGACAACTTCGGTTATCGTGAGATGGGGTGGCCGTCACCCCTCCAGACGCCGTCTCAGACGCCGCGATCAAGACTAACAAACAGTTTCAGCTCGCGAAACAGAGATCCAGAAGAATTTCCACTAAGAAGCTCCTTCAGACATGTGCGTAGCATTGATACACTCGAGGCAGCCAACGAACCAGGAAAGGCAAAAGAATACTTATTCGTTGGTCCCTCACCACCAGCTGAAGATGCTCCGAATATGTACCATAGCTTTGATATGCAGGCTCCAGATCCAGAAGCCAGGCTGACAGAGGATGCAGTGCGTCGAGCGTTATGCGAAAAAGCTTTATCACTTGGAGCAGGGAGATTTTTTGATGACCTCGAGTGTGGATTGATTACAGCAGATAATATTGAAGAACATATTTCATCAGCGCCGGAAATTGTTGTTAATTTAACGTTATTATGGGCCGCATTTTTAACACGTGAAGAGTTATTACCTACTATTATTGAAGCTGGTGCTGATGTTCATTATTCGGATCCAATTGGATTGACAGCGCTACATATCGCCGCTTTTAGTGGCGCCGGGCGAGCTGTTGCGTATTTACTGTCCATCGGTACCGATATTGATTATGCCCCTAAATACTTTGCACCTCTACATTGTGCTGCATTTGGAAACTCATTAGAAGTAGCAGAATACTTAATCGCGAACGGAGCGTCTTTACATGCTGTAGTTCAACGAGCAGGTTGTGAGGATAACCTGGTCCACTGTGCTGTTCGAAATGATGCTTTAGAGTGTATGGAACTATTTATAGAGAAAGGAGTTGACCCAGGATATATAACTTCTGGGGGACTAAATGCCTTACATTTAGCTGCTGAATTGGGATCTCAAAGGTGTCTTGCATTCCTATTGAAAGCAACGAAATTAAGTGTTAATGGTGTCACTAAGCAAAGAGATAAAGAATGTACAGCATTACATCTATCAGCATCAAGAGGTTACACGGAATGTGTTGAACTTTTACTCTCAGAAGGAGCTAAAGCTAATGCAAAAAATTACAGAGGGTTTACTGCTTCACATCTCGCTGCAAGGTGTTCATCAATGGAATGTGTTGAAGTTCTTTTAAGAGATGGAAACGCAGATCCAAACGCTGAAGATTACGATAAACGAACTCCATTACACGCTGCTATATCGAAATCTGAACGTTCTTGTGATATAATAGAACTGCTAGTAAGTTGGGGTGcacaagtaaatataaaagatgAATATGGATATTCACCAATACATCTAGCCGCAATTGAGGGATTGACAAGTTGTGTggaaacattaataatattaggaGCCGACGTCACATCCAAATCAAAAAAAGGTCATACAGCACTTAGTGTTATAGTACGTAAAACACCAAAATCTGTAGCAATTTTAAGACACAATCTGGATAGTGGCATCACCCTTAGTACGTCAACTGAAGCTAATGAAGAAGTTCAGATTGAATTTGATTTTGGGAAGCTGTTAAAATATTCGTATCCGCGtgaaattacttatttaaatagtttgattGATGAAGGacaaaaagatattttacaaCACCCGTTATGTTTAGCATTTCTATTCATGAAGTGGAAAAAGATAAGAAAATTCTATTTAGCTAGGCTAATATTTAGTTTCCTCTTTGTTGTGTTCCTGTCAATCTACGTGTTGACGGCCGTTGTAAAGACCTGTCATGGTAAATATGCCAAGAAGTACGATGTGCCTAACGAATTATGCCAAAGACAATCTTTACTTGGAGATATTTTAGAAGATAATCCCATAGAATTAGAGAGATGGGTTTTGTTAGCAATAACTATTTTTGAAATAGTCAGGAAATTAACAGGCATCACCGGCTATTCTagtatttatcaatattttacaaCATTCGAAAATCTATTAGAATGGTTCGTTTTACTTTCCGTATTCTTGCTGTATGATATAGAACATGATTACGGCTGGCAAAATCACGTAGAAGGCTATGCTGTTTTAGGAGCTTGGACAAATTTGATGTTGATGATGGGTCAACTACCTATGTTCGGCGACTATGTGGCTATGTATCAAAAAGTTTTGACAGAATTCTTAAAGCTATTATTAGCGTACATTTGTCTGTTATTGGGATTTGCTATATGTTTCTTAGTAGTGTTTCCCAACGAAGAAATGTTTTCAAACCCTTTAATGGGTTTTATCAGTACACTGTCAATGATGGTTGGTGAACTTAACTTGAACATTTTGATAAACGATCCCTTCTTAGAAGATCCACCTCTAATTTTCGAATTGTCATCTCAGTTTATTTTCATTCTATTTCTTATGTTTGTGACTATAATACTTATGAATCTATTAGTTGGTATTGCAGTACACGATATTCAAGGATTACGAAAAACAGCAGGGCTCTCAAAACTAGTGAGACAAacaaaacttatattatttgttgaaaTGGGAATGTTTAGTTCATTATTACCCGCCTGTCtccataaatacatttatagaaCAGCGTTAGTTTCTCCAGAAGCAGGGAAAGTAATTTTAAGCGTAAAGCCATTAAATCCTCGCGAAAAACGATTGCCGACTGATATCATGATGGCAGCTTACGAACTAGCCCAACTGAATAAACTCAAATCGGGACGTTCAGTGaaagaagttttatataaGAACAAGTACCACtctaaatataaacaagacGGGCAAACGGACCATCAgtttaatatagaaatacgTGGAATGCAAGAGAAAATCGACCAAACGACATTCAATCTAAAGAAAATTGATCAAGAGATGAGACACTTGAATACACTGCTGATGGAACAGCAGCATTTACTCcagaatttgtttaaaatgacGGATAGGTCTTATCTACAATCCACGCAGTATAATCCAGACTCACCTGTTTTCTTTCAGAGCTCTAACGTGTCGGACGTTACATCTACCAAATAA
- the LOC125052039 gene encoding trypsin, alkaline C-like yields the protein MLSKLFLFALVLSAGYAKVKSPKIIGGEETNIETYPYIVQVETYNRWTGWFQNCAANILNTNWIMSAAHCFEGADYSPNFKRIRAGSSFRNTGGVVHYVDYEINHPEYRVFSRFDGDINVVKLLTPLVETLVVKRGTLVAHGFALPDNYPVIHAGWGHTRVGGSPSNVLLHTQMYTINNTLCATRYQQVNGVVTPNMICAGLLDIGGRDACQGDSGGPLYASGQNDHIIVGVVSWGRGCADAHYPGLSTNVASYTNWVLENAR from the exons atgctGTCCAAGCTATTCCTCTTTGCACTTGTGCTATCTGCAG GATACGCTAAGGTAAAGTCACCGAAAATTATCGGTGGGGAGGAAACAAATATAGAAACCTATCCATACATTGTTCAAGTAGAAACCTATAATAGGTGGACGGGATGGTTTCAAAACTGCGCGGCCAATATTCTGAACACGAACTGGATTATGTCAGCAGCCCATTGTTTTGAGGGAGC TGATTACTCGCCCAACTTTAAACGAATCAGGGCCGGATCAAGTTTCCGTAATACTGGTGGCGTTGTTCACTACGTGGATTATGAAATCAATCACCCAGAATACCGAGTTTTTTCCCGGTTCGATGGTGATATAAATGTTGTGAAATTACTTACTCCTCTTGTCGAAACATTGGTAGTCAAAAGAGGTACTCTTGTCGCTCATGGCTTTGCTCTTCCGGATAATTACCCTGTAATTCACGCTGGATGGGGACATACTAGA GTTGGTGGAAGTCCTTCCAATGTGCTTCTCCATACGCAGATGTACACAATTAACAACACACTATGTGCCACTCGTTATCAGCAAGTAAATGGTGTTGTTACACCGAACATGATTTGCGCTGGTCTCTTAGATATTGGAGGTCGTGATGCTTGCCAGGGAGACTCTGGTGGTCCATTATACGCTTCTGGCCAGAATGATCATATTATTGTTGGTGTCGTATCCTGGGGACGAGGATGTGCCGATGCACACTACCCTGGATTAAGTACTAACGTTGCTTCTTATACCAACTGGGTATTGGAAAACGCTCGCTAA
- the LOC125052046 gene encoding trypsin, alkaline C-like, producing the protein MSLLPLAVLLFVASALATSNRIVGGEETTIEKYPYIVQVETYNTFSGNWNQGCGANILLKNWVLSAAHCFEGWNYTPEFRRIRAGTTYRNEGGVVHYVDVEINHPEYRKAARFDADISIVKLSTPLVWNPVIQRATIVSQGYELPDNAPVVHAGWGDTSFDGVASRVLRHVEMYKINNILCRDRYKQLPGTNVVTPNMICAGLLDIGGRDACQGDSGGPLYAGGIVVGIVSWGHGCANETYPGISTKVSSYTNWITKNAV; encoded by the exons ATGTCGCTTCTTCCGTTGGCAGTCCTGCTCTTTGTAG CAAGTGCCCTCGCCACATCCAATAGAATTGTTGGGGGAGAAGAGACAACAATCGAAAAGTATCCATACATAGTGCAAGTCGAGACCTACAATACATTTAGCGGTAACTGGAACCAAGGGTGTGGAGCCAATATCCTCTTAAAAAACTGGGTTTTATCAGCAGCGCACTGTTTTGAAGGATG gaaCTACACACCTGAATTCAGACGTATCCGAGCTGGAACCACATACCGTAATGAAGGTGGAGTTGTCCACTACGTAGATGTTGAGATAAACCACCCAGAATATCGTAAAGCCGCAAGATTTGATGCCGACATCAGCATTGTGAAATTGTCTACTCCTCTGGTCTGGAATCCAGTAATCCAGAGAGCAACTATCGTGTCACAAGGCTATGAATTGCCTGATAACGCCCCTGTTGTCCACGCAGGTTGGGGGGACACTTCT TTTGATGGAGTTGCATCAAGGGTTCTGCGACACGTAGAAATGTACAAAATCAACAATATACTCTGCAGGGATCGCTACAAACAATTACCAGGCACTAACGTCGTTACACCTAACATGATCTGTGCTGGACTTTTAGATATTGGAGGCCGTGATGCCTGTCAGGGAGACTCTGGTGGTCCATTGTATGCTGGAGGGATTGTCGTCGGTATAGTATCTTGGGGACATGGATGCGCAAATGAAACATACCCTGGCATTAGTACCAAAGTCTCTAGTTACACTAATTGGATCACTAAGAACGCTGTCTAA